Below is a genomic region from Carassius auratus strain Wakin unplaced genomic scaffold, ASM336829v1 scaf_tig00001679, whole genome shotgun sequence.
TTCAGTGCTTGACAAAAAAGTTGCAAACTCCGCTTTTAGTTGCTTCAGCACTTTACATGTAAATGCCTTGAACTGGCAGGACTCATAAATGAGGATAAAATGGTAATATGAAGCTGGGATATAAAGTGATTTAAACAAGATTTAATTGAATTTGTTCTCTTACATAAGcacaaagttctttttttttatcagcttgcTTTATGGTTTGGTATGAGACTAAAATTAATTCTCCAACCATGTCAGATTTATAAAGTTGAGTTTGGCTTGAAACTGACatgcagttttgtttatttttattgatttatttatttttatgtgtactgGGCAATGAATCAATGGCTCCTGAAtcgaaaaacaaaaaactgaaggCTGAGGAAGGCTTAAGAAACGTTTCCTACAGTACCAAATAATTCAAAGCATCATGAAGAAAAAGACAGGATGCAAGAActgttttaatcagttttaacaTCTTTaatgctcattaaaaaaaaaaaaaagactgtgttTTTACACTAAACTGCTCCTCATTCTCCTAAAGGAGCCGATCATGGGATTCATGCAACCCCATTCGCTGCAGGCTCTGTATTCTCCGGGCCGCATGAAATACTGACGGCCTCTGTAATTGGGGTGCTCGTAAAAGATCCAGTAGCCCTCCATACAGTTACAGGAGTAGATGCCGTGGTGGCCAAAACGGTCGTAGACATTGGGGCAGTCATCTGTGAACTCCATCATGTGTCCGTACATTTCAGGTCTGTTGTAGATTCTCATGCGGTAGGCACCTCTGTACTGTTGTGTGGGGAGAAAACAGAGATCAGGGCTTTAGAGGAACCAGGGCAATGCAGAGAGACGTGTGCTAGTCAGAATGTCAGGGAGAAAACTGAAAACTCTTGATGTCGCTGTTGTGACTGAGCCTTTGAACACGACTTGACCTGCTGTAAATGCGCTACTCTCAAAGATTTTCAAGTAGACGTTTAGTCATTTTTGTCGAACAAACTCTAGTGACAGTGTCATGATTCTTCCACTGCAAAAAACAGAGATGAATTGAATTATGATGAGCTGCGCAGTCATCGGAGTGTGTCTTGCTCCATTTCAAATAACTAACTCTCCTGGTGGACCTGTGAACCTGTTTTTCCCTGCATATATGAATTACTTCAAAGAGCTCGTTgattgacgttttttttttttaaggtgtctaACTGTGTGAAATAAAACCCATCAGTTTGATTGACTTACTGGGGAGAACATCTGACAAGATCTCATACAACTGTTGAAGCCCATCCAGTGGTGAAAGTTAGGATACTCCCCACGGCCCAGGATGTACTGATACCCCATATAGTTGGGCTTCTCGTAGCCAACCCAGTGACCCCCCGTGACCCTTATGGAGTTGCAGCAGTTGAAGTATCTGTAGGTGTCAGGGCAGTCAGCAGAGCACTCATAAGAGCGCCCCTGGAAGTTGGAGCCTTCATAGAAGATGATCTGACGATAGAAAGCCACAGAGGACAGTAAAGATGTTAGCAAAGAACAGAGGCATAATGTAAGTGGGGaatgaatatgctgattttgtccATTCTTATGTGAAAGCTCTATAGAAAGCTCTTATGGCTAAATTTCCCTGAATATTaatactggaaaaaaaatgtgAACAGAGATACTATTCTAAAGAATTATAATCCCTTTGCAAAATTCTCCTAACCTTTATCTAGTTTgacttttgaatttcttttcaGACTATATGGTCTTCGAGTCTTTCAAGTGAGTGTGAAGCTCATATTCCCAATGTGGCGAATAACCACATATACTATCTTGTGAAAATAGCCATTCTGAACAGTAAGTATCACTCTAGTTAGAAGGTACAACTGTCAGCGCCTACCTTTCCCATGGCTGCAAAGCAGGATGTCCACACCGGTCTGCCGTAACTCCCATAGAGGTCCTGGTGGACCTTTTATACTCTTCTACAGATGTATAGACACAGAAGCCAGAAGCACGTCACAGAAACTAGAG
It encodes:
- the LOC113069492 gene encoding gamma-crystallin M2-like; translated protein: MGKIIFYEGSNFQGRSYECSADCPDTYRYFNCCNSIRVTGGHWVGYEKPNYMGYQYILGRGEYPNFHHWMGFNSCMRSCQMFSPYRGAYRMRIYNRPEMYGHMMEFTDDCPNVYDRFGHHGIYSCNCMEGYWIFYEHPNYRGRQYFMRPGEYRACSEWGCMNPMIGSFRRMRSSLV